The proteins below come from a single Desulfurococcaceae archaeon genomic window:
- a CDS encoding radical SAM protein — MLSFLTRDWEIKLRPSSRPEILVVEVATTCNLNCIHCFRKSAYNMKPCVMNLEVFEKLLDNALDAGVSKIVFSGWGEPFTNPHIRHMIKFCKNLGLKVAVNTNGTLIEKFFDIVVECVDELYLSLDAATVRTYSSVRRSTAFNEVVGSLVKLVNNKRVRGSLKPVVKAIFTITRINMNEVSEFLELVSKIGINEAVFTHTIPHSQLMHAECMDFEKCIEEFHFKLKDALSSIKELGVTVTAPRKLGSTPLSCPFAEKRALFIRCDGAIAPCIYYAYTWSPRILSITRTIKEVVLGDVSRDKLIEVWRNAYSKMLFKLYFKKMPSCLTCTLVNYCSRTRSNEADCLGNAPTCGQCPYLHGLAFCPL; from the coding sequence ATGCTCTCGTTCTTGACCCGAGACTGGGAAATAAAGCTTAGGCCGAGTTCAAGGCCGGAAATACTGGTCGTTGAAGTAGCCACTACGTGTAATTTAAACTGCATTCATTGCTTTAGAAAAAGCGCGTACAACATGAAACCATGTGTTATGAACTTAGAGGTTTTCGAAAAACTCCTAGATAACGCCTTGGATGCTGGTGTTAGCAAGATAGTGTTCTCGGGGTGGGGTGAGCCTTTTACAAACCCGCATATAAGGCACATGATAAAGTTTTGTAAAAATCTCGGCTTGAAGGTAGCGGTGAATACGAACGGTACACTAATTGAGAAGTTCTTTGACATTGTTGTCGAATGCGTTGATGAACTCTACCTATCTCTCGACGCTGCGACGGTGAGAACGTATAGCTCTGTACGGCGTTCCACGGCATTTAACGAGGTTGTAGGGAGTCTAGTTAAGTTGGTAAATAACAAGCGCGTAAGGGGCTCATTGAAGCCCGTGGTTAAGGCCATATTCACTATTACGAGAATAAACATGAACGAGGTCTCGGAATTCCTCGAGCTGGTTTCTAAAATTGGCATAAATGAAGCAGTATTCACGCACACAATACCACACAGCCAGCTCATGCACGCTGAGTGCATGGATTTCGAGAAGTGCATTGAAGAATTCCATTTTAAGCTTAAGGATGCTTTAAGCAGTATCAAAGAGCTCGGCGTGACCGTAACGGCGCCTCGTAAGCTCGGCTCTACGCCTCTCTCCTGCCCTTTCGCGGAGAAAAGGGCATTGTTCATTAGGTGCGACGGAGCCATTGCTCCCTGCATATACTACGCGTACACTTGGAGTCCACGCATACTAAGCATTACGAGGACTATAAAGGAGGTCGTACTGGGTGATGTTAGTAGAGATAAGCTCATAGAGGTATGGCGAAACGCCTATTCTAAAATGCTATTCAAACTCTACTTTAAGAAAATGCCATCGTGCTTAACGTGTACTTTGGTGAACTACTGTAGTAGGACGAGGAGCAACGAGGCGGATTGCCTTGGAAACGCACCTACGTGTGGGCAGTGCCCATACCTACATGGATTAGCATTTTGCCCTCTGTGA
- a CDS encoding aldehyde ferredoxin oxidoreductase family protein, protein MEKVISMPLGGYMGKVLRVNLSYGRVAVEDLPPEDVLRKWIGGRGLGVYYMLKEVNPKVDPLSPENKVIVATGPLTGVTGIPSSGRWCSVTKSPLTNTVHDSHSGGKFGPELKFAGFDVVIVEGASEKPVYLWIYDGKAEIRDARHLWGKDVHATTDTVKDELAKVVGRDEAKEVKVACIGPAGENLVKIANIMNDKNRAAGRGGHGAVWGSKKLKAIAVRGHMKPPVASEEKLEEVAVKSMELIKKSPVTSQALPKYGTAVLVNVINAHGIFPTRNFKTGVFAEASKISGEAISSEIMDWKMTEEEKCWGCEIGCARYTRITKPPFTGEGGGPEYETVWALGASTGTGDLAAVSKANFLCNELGIDTISMGATIAALMELVEKGKVPLEALRGLKVEWGNPEVIVELTWRTAYRSGIGDDLAEGAARLAAKYGAPEVAMVVRNQELPAYDPRGVQGHGLGYATSNRGGCHLRAYMIAPEILGMPQLLDRFETRGKAEWLKKFQDVFATLDSLVVCKFVTFAYWSDVIAEQLSAVTGWNVTVEEFERVGERIYNAERVFNALAFGDGEEYDTLPRRLLEEPMPEGPSKGHVVRLSEMLPEYYKVRGWVKGRPTRAKLEELGLKHLADLLEKEGLLPA, encoded by the coding sequence GTGGAGAAGGTGATATCTATGCCTCTCGGAGGCTATATGGGTAAGGTCCTCAGAGTAAACCTATCGTACGGTAGGGTAGCGGTGGAAGACCTTCCACCAGAAGACGTCCTCAGAAAGTGGATTGGCGGTAGGGGGCTTGGAGTATACTATATGCTGAAAGAGGTCAATCCAAAGGTAGATCCCCTCAGTCCCGAGAACAAGGTCATCGTTGCCACGGGCCCGCTTACGGGTGTTACGGGTATACCCTCCTCGGGCAGGTGGTGCTCGGTAACAAAGTCGCCATTAACAAACACCGTGCACGATTCACACAGTGGGGGGAAATTCGGGCCGGAACTCAAGTTCGCCGGCTTTGACGTAGTGATCGTCGAAGGCGCTTCGGAGAAGCCCGTGTACCTATGGATATATGATGGCAAGGCGGAGATCAGGGATGCCAGGCACCTCTGGGGTAAAGACGTTCACGCAACGACAGACACGGTGAAGGATGAGCTTGCAAAAGTTGTGGGTAGGGATGAAGCCAAAGAAGTTAAAGTAGCTTGCATAGGCCCGGCGGGAGAAAACCTCGTTAAAATAGCCAACATAATGAACGATAAGAACAGGGCGGCGGGTAGAGGCGGGCATGGAGCCGTATGGGGCTCCAAGAAGCTTAAAGCAATAGCTGTTAGGGGGCACATGAAGCCGCCTGTAGCAAGCGAAGAAAAGCTGGAAGAAGTTGCAGTAAAGTCTATGGAGCTGATAAAGAAATCACCCGTTACCTCACAAGCTTTACCCAAATACGGTACTGCCGTCCTGGTTAACGTCATAAATGCCCATGGCATATTCCCGACGAGAAACTTCAAAACAGGTGTTTTCGCGGAAGCCAGTAAGATTAGCGGCGAGGCGATCTCGAGCGAGATCATGGACTGGAAAATGACTGAGGAGGAAAAGTGCTGGGGTTGCGAAATAGGCTGTGCACGCTATACTAGGATAACTAAACCACCATTCACCGGTGAAGGCGGCGGACCCGAATACGAAACCGTGTGGGCTCTCGGGGCATCTACTGGTACAGGCGATCTCGCGGCGGTCTCAAAAGCCAACTTCTTGTGTAACGAGCTCGGAATAGACACCATATCTATGGGCGCAACAATAGCCGCTCTCATGGAGCTTGTTGAGAAGGGTAAAGTACCGTTGGAGGCGTTAAGGGGCTTAAAGGTTGAATGGGGTAACCCGGAGGTAATAGTTGAGCTTACTTGGAGAACGGCCTATAGGTCGGGCATAGGCGATGACCTAGCAGAGGGTGCCGCAAGGCTGGCGGCAAAGTACGGTGCGCCGGAAGTGGCCATGGTTGTAAGAAACCAGGAGCTCCCTGCATACGATCCTAGGGGCGTTCAGGGCCATGGATTAGGATACGCCACAAGTAATAGAGGCGGTTGTCACTTAAGGGCGTACATGATCGCGCCGGAAATTCTGGGCATGCCACAACTACTTGACAGGTTTGAAACCAGGGGCAAGGCAGAGTGGCTTAAGAAGTTCCAAGACGTATTCGCAACACTAGACAGCCTAGTTGTATGTAAATTCGTGACGTTCGCCTACTGGTCAGACGTGATTGCGGAACAGCTGTCAGCCGTTACCGGGTGGAACGTCACGGTGGAAGAGTTCGAAAGAGTAGGGGAGAGAATATACAACGCCGAGCGAGTGTTTAACGCGCTAGCATTCGGAGACGGAGAAGAGTATGATACCTTGCCGAGGAGGCTACTAGAAGAACCAATGCCGGAGGGGCCCTCTAAAGGTCATGTCGTTAGGCTAAGTGAAATGCTACCTGAATACTACAAGGTTCGCGGATGGGTTAAAGGCAGGCCTACGAGAGCGAAGCTAGAGGAGCTAGGCTTAAAGCACCTCGCCGACCTGCTTGAAAAAGAGGGTTTATTACCCGCTTAA
- a CDS encoding MoaD/ThiS family protein, producing MLIRINLYMDIAKKLKWSKKDVHLDKETITVRDVLESLEDLRELVLSNPDDYMILINGINMRLLKGLDTVLPDGAVIDVFPPAGGG from the coding sequence GTGCTTATACGTATAAACCTGTACATGGACATAGCCAAGAAGCTTAAGTGGAGTAAAAAGGACGTTCACCTCGACAAGGAAACCATAACAGTTAGAGACGTGTTAGAGTCCTTGGAAGACCTGAGAGAGCTGGTTCTATCGAATCCCGATGACTACATGATCCTCATTAACGGGATAAACATGCGGCTACTAAAAGGCCTCGATACGGTGCTACCTGATGGGGCAGTAATAGACGTGTTCCCACCGGCGGGAGGAGGGTAG